In Onthophagus taurus isolate NC chromosome 6, IU_Otau_3.0, whole genome shotgun sequence, a genomic segment contains:
- the LOC111424781 gene encoding endophilin-B1 isoform X2 encodes MDFNVKKIVKDAGAAISRVVQLTEERLGTSEKTELDAHFENLWERADTTRAWTEKLVRNTESVLIPNPGFRIEDFIYEKIDKKRPSRLSNLEYLGLDMIEAGNEFGPGTAYGSTLIKVGLTEQKLGQTERDFIGSTAACFTQPLHKFLDGEMKTIIKEKNLLELKRLDLDACKNRVRKARNLLGTPIAERDLRVAQSEFDRQAEITKLLLEGIGTSHASHLRCLMELVESQSRYYEQCVALMSELKQDLSSLASISGVAPFSQSASVNNSQNNAEDALAHLKRAKVLYDYDAKDGNELSAHTGEVIFVKDIPNDEDYMWGVRGQDAGRIPRAFLEMFA; translated from the exons ATGGATTTTAATgtgaaaaaaatcgttaaagatGCCGGTGCGGCGATCAGCAGAGTTGTTCAA CTAACTGAGGAGCGATTGGGCACGTCGGAAAAAACGGAATTAGATGCTCATTTCGAAAATTTGTGGGAACGTGCGGATACCACGAGAGCATGGACGGAAAAATTGGTCAGAAACACAGAGTCGGTTCTTATTCCAAACCCAGGTTTCCGCATCGAAGACTTTATCTATGAAAAGATTGATAAAAAGCGACCATCGCGGTTAAGTAATTTGGAGTATTTGGGTTTGGATATGATCGAGGCTGGGAATGAGTTTGGTCCAGGAACTGCTTATGGGAGTACTTTGATTAAAGTTGGTCTGACGGAACAAAAATTGGGCCAAACTGAGAGGGATTTTATTGGATCTACTGCTGCTTGTTTTACCCAACCTTTACACAAATTTTTAGATGGTGAAATGAAAACGATtattaaagagaaaaatttgTTAGAATTAAAACGATTAGATCTTGACGCTTGTAAAAATCGTGTGAGAAAGGCGCGGAATTTACTTGGTACCCCAATA GCGGAAAGGGATTTACGTGTAGCTCAATCAGAATTTGATCGACAAGCGGAAATAACGAAACTTCTTTTGGAAGGTATTGGAACCTCTCATGCGTCTCATTTGAGGTGTTTAATGGAACTTGTAGAATCTCAATCTCGTTATTATGAGCAGTGTGTCGCATTGATGTCCGAATTAAAACAGGATTTGTCTag TTTAGCCTCTATATCCGGAGTAGCCCCATTTTCCCAGTCAGCAAGTGTTAATAATTCCCAAAATAATGCCGAGGATGCTTTGGCACACTTGAAAAGGGCAAAAGTCTTGTATGATTATGATGCAAAGGATGGAAATGAGTTAAGTGCGCATACAGGAGAG gtaatttttgttaaagatATACCTAATGATGAAGATTATATGTGGGGCGTTCGTGGACAAGACGCTGGAAGGATCCCTCGAGCGTTTTTAGAGATGTTTGCATAA
- the LOC111424809 gene encoding cilium assembly protein DZIP1L produces MKMCTEHHYWHHDYVRLAFDSGFCFDSNKSKTNLDRSILSIIDIETVVKDRDVGVIEKHLNTIINYYLEPEHTKILDPTFVKVFRLSQLSVEYLQFCKRYLDNTVVVVKKELAQYKEENNHLKNYTEELKSEINELKERITLLKESLEKQKVTLENNQGFKCPTCLKVFVTEEYLLSHIKRRHETVSFQLETDKLQLEIKELKERLNTTEKYIKSDNNLKITEKLENIPDNNQPVVNEKLERVDLLLTKFEELKQFVEKELSLLKAENNNDKYERWLETVFKRLDSSKKELQSERYGDGDTFSTGDKTECQKIDNVTQTGIIEYKDSEVMTEEIECKIEDSNKQQISEIETEIKKLQEELYINTENHLGLIQNALEKKLTGGLELIQTQINTFYEKINKFEFEKRAEIKEENVAPLKCEKSDQIIQVGIEPRPLPRTTKSLPFIKEKKVLTNKRSAPKLENKPFVKNVTCGLNSQVSSFSSISDDEKVLLPKSIKENISFKPKLVSEKKEIKKNLEVKTLYDKNIKVGTMFCDSNDTEEEEIVEKIPGKPSNSTLGRRSISSLKQVGKDKQVLEGLKKELEEMLCLRLKGVGVSPTWKRLPKNSYIKAMKIVQHQMELTTKKYPDYYKIREKLLKQINKTLRKATKKNITAKPQIIEKLNKSKTLTKKLKPQIETKKILIYDSGDESNSKKSFVTSPKEIFETKTGKKKVLFDLEGKDKLKDKSKLKVQDKLTERDKIQTLTKVKSKKDENVRDKIQILNDDSDATSVSITSSILDAPKPQSSQNKDEKDRRFHESDKIEISDWEISDIS; encoded by the exons atgaaaatgtgTACTGAACATCATTATTGGCATCACGATTATGTTCGTTTGGCTTTTGACTCGGGATTTTGCTTCGATTCGAATAAATCGAAAACAAATTTAGACCGTAGCATCCTGAGTATCATTGATATCGAAACGGTGGTTAAAGATAGAGATGTTGGGGttatagaaaaacatttaaacactattattaattattatttagagCCGGAGCACACCAAAATTTTAGATCCAACGTTCGTTAAAGTTTTTAGATTGAGCCAACTTTCCGTTGAATATTTACAGTTTTGTAAACGTTACTTGGATAATACAGTTGTGGTTGTAAAAAAGGAGCTGGCGCAATATAAAGAG gaaaataatcatttaaaaaattatacagaaGAATTAAAATCGGAAATAAATGAGTTAAAAGAGAGGattactttattaaaagaatcTTTGGAGAAACAAAAAGTTACATTGGAAAATAATCAAGGTTTTAAATGTCCTACTTgcttaaaagtttttgtaacaGAAGAATATTTATTGAGCCACATTAAAAGACGACATGAAACTGTTTCATTTCAATTGGAAACTGATAAATTGcaattagaaattaaagaacTTAAGGAACGCTTAAACACCacagaaaaatatattaaaagtgataataacttaaaaataactgAGAAGTTGGAAAATATTCCTGATAATAACCAACCTgttgttaatgaaaaattagaaagagtagatttattattaacaaaatttgaagagTTAAAACAATTTGTGGAAAAAGAATTGAGCTTGTTAAAAGCGGAAAATAACAATGATAAGTATGAACGGTGGTTAGAAACAGTTTTTAAAAGGTTGGATAGTTCTAAAAAGGAACTTCAAAGTGAAAGGTATGGAGATGGTGATACTTTTTCTACGGGTGATAAGACtgaatgtcaaaaaattgataatgttACTCAAACAGGAATTATTGAATACAAAGATAGTGAGGTTATGACTGAAGAAATTGAATGTAAAATTGAAGACtcaaataaacaacaaatttcggaaattgaaactgaaattaaaaaattacaagaagAATTATATATTAACACAGAGAATCATTTAGGATTAATACAAAATGCCTtagaaaaaaag TTAACTGGTGGATTAGAACTAATTCAAACGCAAATAAATacgttttatgaaaaaattaataaatttgaatttgaaaaacgcgccgaaattaaagaagaaaatgtaGCGCCACTTAAATGTGAAAAAAGCGATCAAATAATCCAAGTAGGAATTGAACCTCGGCCATTGCCAAGAACAACAAAAAGTTTGCCCTttataaaagagaaaaaagtgCTTACAAATAAAAGAAGCGCCccaaaacttgaaaataaacCGTTCGTTAAAAACGTAACTTGTGGGTTAAACTCGCAGGTTTCTAGTTTTTCCTCAATATCCGAtgatgaaaaagttttacttccaaaatctattaaagaaaatattagttttaaacCTAAATTAGTTAgtgagaaaaaagaaattaaaaagaatttggaagttaaaactttatatgataaaaatattaaggTTGGCACTATGTTTTGTGACAGTAATGATACTGAGGAGGAAGAAATTGTTGAGAAGATTCCAGGAAAACCGTCTAATTCTACTTTAGGAAGGAGATCAATATCAAG tttaaaacaAGTTGGAAAAGATAAACAGGTTTTGGaaggtttaaaaaaagaacttgAAGAAATGTTATGTTTGAGATTAAAAGGAGTTGGTGTGTCTCCTACTTGGAAAAGATTGccaaaaaattcttatataaAGGCAATGAAAATTGTACAACATCAAATGGAATTAACAACAAAA aaatatCCGGATTACTATAAAATCAgagaaaaactattaaaacaaattaataaaacattaagaaaggcaacaaaaaaaaatattaccgCTAAACCgcaaataatagaaaaattaaacaa atctaaaactctaacaaaaaaattaaaaccgcaaatagaaacaaaaaaaattttaatttatgattcTGGCGATGAATCAAATTCAAAGAAATCATTTGTAACGTCaccaaaagaaatttttgaaactaaaaCGGGGAAAAAGAAAGTTCTCTTCGATTTAGAAGggaaagataaattaaaagataaaagtaaattaaaagtgCAAGATAAATTAACGGAAAGAGATAAAATTCAAACTTTAACTAAAGTTAAGTctaaaaaagatgaaaatgtTAGGGATAAGATTCAAATTTTGAATGATGATAGCGATGCAACCAGCGTGAGTATTACAAGTTCGATTCTTGATGCTCCCAAGCCACAATCTAGTCAAAATAAAGATGAAAAGGATCGCCGTTTTCATGAATCTGATAAAATCGAGATTTCTGATTGGGAAATAAGtgatatttcttaa
- the LOC111424861 gene encoding alpha-tocopherol transfer protein-like, which translates to MAFVIDTSAPSAETQKIAAEELRETPENVAAGLKELKDLLAADTSITYDTSDDFLMIFLRPTKFYAKSAYELMKRIADFKKKHYELFGELSPEMEKDVFMNTDVLNIFPNRDHKGRRILMVKMGGNWKPSEISTDQILKILYMLHLAAMLEPETQIRGAVVIMDYKDMGMKQVTAVSPGFAMKLMTFIQEAMPLRLKEIHMVNNPMLFNMVWKIIKPLVKEKLNKRIHFHGSKMDSLHGFIPPSHLPEDYGGQLPKINYGGKDWYPAVEGHLAHFERWRKCGKN; encoded by the exons ATGGCTTTTGTTATCGACACCTCAGCCCCATCGGctgaaactcaaaaaattgCAGCTGAAGAACTTAGGGAAACCCCAGAAAATGTTGCAGCTGGtttaaaagaacttaaagATCTTTTGGCGGCTGATACATCCATAACTTACGATACCAGTGATGATTTCCTTATGATTTTCCTTCGCCCAACGAAATTCTATGCTAAAAGTGCTTATGAATTA atgaaAAGAATTGCTGATTTCAAAAAGAAACACTACGAGCTTTTCGGAGAATTATCCCCAGAAATGGAAAAAGATGTCTTCATGAACACCGATGTCCTCAATATTTTCCCAAATCGTGATCATAAAGGACGTAGAATTCTTATGGTCAAAATGGGCGGAAACTGGAAACCATCCGAAATTAGCACCGATCAAATCTTAAAAATCTTGTATATGCTTCATTTGGCGGCTATGTTAGAACCGGAAACGCAAATTCGCGGGGCTGTAGTTATCATGGATTACAAAGACATGGGAATGAAGCAAGTAACAGCTGTCTCACCAGGATTCGCCATGAAATTAATGACTTTCATCCAAGAAGCTATGCCATTAAGATTGAAAGAAATTCACATGGTTAATAACCCAATGCTTTTTAATATGGTctggaaaattattaaaccattggttaaagaaaaattaaacaaaagaaTTCATTTCCACGGCTCTAAAATGGATTCACTTCACGGTTTCATCCCACCAAGTCATTTACCAGAAGATTATGGCGgccaattaccaaaaatcaATTATGGTGGTAAAGATTGGTACCCAGCTGTTGAAGGACATCTTGCTCACTTTGAAAGATGGAGgaaatgtggaaaaaattaa
- the LOC111424799 gene encoding PITH domain-containing protein CG6153: MAPHGHGSKHSCEGDHDHHESPEMGLEYSLYSKIDKDNLECLNESVDGSGKTVFKPWEERLNFEIFVDSDADEELLFNIPFTGNVKLKGIIVIGGDADSHPSKMRLFKNRPRMTFDDVSCAPDQEFDLHADVNGTLEYNTKVVTFNTVYHLTIHFPTNFGAETSRVYYIGLRGDFTEAHRHGVTICTYEARANTSDHKNPLDENVSHHIQ, from the exons atgGCACCTCACGGTCACGGAAGTAAACATAGTTGTGAAGGCGATCATGATCACCATGAAAGCCCCGAAATGGGGCTTGAGTACAGTCTATATTCTAAAATCGATAAAGACAATTTGGAATGTTTAAATGAATCGGTGGACGGTTCTGGAAAGACTGTTTTTAAACCTTGGGAAGAGaggttaaattttgaaatt tttgtagatTCAGATGCGGATGAGGAGTTATTGTTTAATATCCCATTTACTGgaaatgtaaaattgaaaGGGATTATTGTTATCGGAGGAGATGCGGATTCACATCCTTCAAAAATGagatt gtTTAAAAATAGACCAAGAATGACTTTCGATGATGTAAGTTGTGCACCGGATCAAGAATTTGATTTACATGCTGATGTTAATGGTACTTTGGAGTATAACACTAA GGTTGTTACTTTCAATACGGTTTATCACTTGACAATTCATTTTCCCACTAATTTTGGTGCTGAAACTTCGAGAGTTTATTATATTGGGTTGAGAGGTGATTTTACAGAAGCTCATCGACATGGGGTTACAATTTGTACTTATGAGGCAAGGGCGAATACATCGGATCATAAAAATCCTTTAGATGAGAATGTTTCACATcatatacaataa
- the LOC111424800 gene encoding transmembrane protein 18 — protein MSDTDFIQANQINGIASFILSIDWRDPWLIGLIAFHLTVTLMALLTRNYGNLQALLFFFLILLVYFSESINEIASANWKMFSRQQYFDSNGLFISIVFSIPILLNCMLMVGSWLWQSTQLMRNIKIAQLKEIQKKEKENQKRLKSD, from the exons ATGTCCGATACGGATTTTATACAAGCTAATCAAATAAATGGAATCGCCTCCTTTATATTAAGC ATCGATTGGAGGGATCCTTGGCTTATTGGTTTGATTGCATTTCATCTTACGGTCACATTGATGGCTCTTTTAACTAGAAATTATGGAAATTTACAAGCTTTGTTATTCTTCTTTTTAA ttCTCTTAGTTTATTTTTCTGAAAGTATCAATGAAATAGCTTCTGCAAATTGGAAAATGTTCTCAAGGCAACAATACTTTGATAGTAACGGTTTATTTATATCTATAGTGTTTTCAATACCAATATTACTTAATTGTATGCTAATGGTC ggAAGTTGGTTGTGGCAGTCAACACAATTAAtgagaaatataaaaatagcACAACTCAAAGagattcaaaaaaaagaaaaagagaacCAAAAGCGCCTAAAATCCGACTAA
- the LOC111424781 gene encoding endophilin-B1 isoform X1: protein MDFNVKKIVKDAGAAISRVVQLTEERLGTSEKTELDAHFENLWERADTTRAWTEKLVRNTESVLIPNPGFRIEDFIYEKIDKKRPSRLSNLEYLGLDMIEAGNEFGPGTAYGSTLIKVGLTEQKLGQTERDFIGSTAACFTQPLHKFLDGEMKTIIKEKNLLELKRLDLDACKNRVRKARNLLGTPIKDGVPPEVLLDQAERDLRVAQSEFDRQAEITKLLLEGIGTSHASHLRCLMELVESQSRYYEQCVALMSELKQDLSSLASISGVAPFSQSASVNNSQNNAEDALAHLKRAKVLYDYDAKDGNELSAHTGEVIFVKDIPNDEDYMWGVRGQDAGRIPRAFLEMFA from the exons ATGGATTTTAATgtgaaaaaaatcgttaaagatGCCGGTGCGGCGATCAGCAGAGTTGTTCAA CTAACTGAGGAGCGATTGGGCACGTCGGAAAAAACGGAATTAGATGCTCATTTCGAAAATTTGTGGGAACGTGCGGATACCACGAGAGCATGGACGGAAAAATTGGTCAGAAACACAGAGTCGGTTCTTATTCCAAACCCAGGTTTCCGCATCGAAGACTTTATCTATGAAAAGATTGATAAAAAGCGACCATCGCGGTTAAGTAATTTGGAGTATTTGGGTTTGGATATGATCGAGGCTGGGAATGAGTTTGGTCCAGGAACTGCTTATGGGAGTACTTTGATTAAAGTTGGTCTGACGGAACAAAAATTGGGCCAAACTGAGAGGGATTTTATTGGATCTACTGCTGCTTGTTTTACCCAACCTTTACACAAATTTTTAGATGGTGAAATGAAAACGATtattaaagagaaaaatttgTTAGAATTAAAACGATTAGATCTTGACGCTTGTAAAAATCGTGTGAGAAAGGCGCGGAATTTACTTGGTACCCCAATA AAGGATGGTGTCCCACCTGAAGTTTTACTTGACCAG GCGGAAAGGGATTTACGTGTAGCTCAATCAGAATTTGATCGACAAGCGGAAATAACGAAACTTCTTTTGGAAGGTATTGGAACCTCTCATGCGTCTCATTTGAGGTGTTTAATGGAACTTGTAGAATCTCAATCTCGTTATTATGAGCAGTGTGTCGCATTGATGTCCGAATTAAAACAGGATTTGTCTag TTTAGCCTCTATATCCGGAGTAGCCCCATTTTCCCAGTCAGCAAGTGTTAATAATTCCCAAAATAATGCCGAGGATGCTTTGGCACACTTGAAAAGGGCAAAAGTCTTGTATGATTATGATGCAAAGGATGGAAATGAGTTAAGTGCGCATACAGGAGAG gtaatttttgttaaagatATACCTAATGATGAAGATTATATGTGGGGCGTTCGTGGACAAGACGCTGGAAGGATCCCTCGAGCGTTTTTAGAGATGTTTGCATAA
- the LOC111424859 gene encoding general transcription factor IIE subunit 1, translated as MSDEKLVTEIPSSLKQLARLVVRGFYTIEDALIIDMLVRNPCMKEDDICELLKFERKMLRARIAILKNDKFIHVRLRMETGADGKAQKVNYYFINYKTFVNVVKYKLDLMRKRLETEERDATSRASFKCPGCMKTFTDLEADRLFDMSTMEFRCTYCGEVVEEDQSALPKKDSRLLLAKFNEQLEPLYILLREVEGIKLAPEVLEPEPVDINTLKGLDKKSNNPDQIWSGDATRTGGFMVEETRVDVTIGDDTRKEVTNRKEAPIWMMESTVLTNADQSQNKDLDNIVDTTTETVSSGKGDDIMSVLLAHEKRATSNVAAKGLSNESDSSDEEMADVADAGMPEVETMDSEEEDDSNIPTVMVGNKTYTITDINDEIIAEMTQAEKEVYVQVFQDYYSHMTY; from the coding sequence atgagTGATGAAAAATTAGTAACGGAAATTCCGAGTAGTTTGAAACAACTGGCCCGGTTAGTTGTTCGAGGGTTTTATACCATAGAAGATGCCCTAATAATTGATATGTTGGTGAGAAATCCATGCATGAAAGAAGATGATATATGcgagttattaaaatttgaacgAAAAATGTTACGTGCTCGTATAGCTATActcaaaaatgataaatttattcatgTAAGGTTACGAATGGAGACTGGTGCTGATGGTAAAGCACAAAAAGTGAATTACTACtttataaattacaaaactttCGTTAATGTCGTTAAGtataaattagatttaatgAGAAAAAGGTTAGAAACAGAGGAAAGGGATGCTACAAGCCGAGCTAGTTTTAAATGCCCTGGTTGTATGAAAACGTTTACTGATCTCGAAGCCGATAGGTTATTTGATATGAGTACAATGGAATTTAGATGTACATATTGTGGCGAAGTTGTGGAAGAGGATCAATCAGCTTTACCAAAAAAAGATTCTCGTTTATTATTAGCTAAGTTTAATGAACAGTTAGAACcgttgtatattttattaagagaaGTAGAAGGAATCAAACTTGCTCCAGAAGTATTAGAACCAGAACCGGTTGATATCAACACATTGAAAGGACTCGATAAGAAATCAAATAATCCTGATCAAATTTGGTCAGGGGATGCTACAAGAACAGGTGGATTTATGGTTGAAGAAACTCGTGTTGATGTTACTATAGGTGATGATACAAGAAAAGAAGTTACCAATAGAAAGGAAGCTCCAATTTGGATGATGGAATCAACAGTTTTAACAAACGCCGATCAATCACAAAACAAAGATTTAGATAATATTGTTGATACCACAACAGAAACAGTTAGTAGTGGAAAAGGTGATGACATTATGAGTGTGCTATTAGCACATGAGAAAAGAGCAACAAGTAATGTTGCTGCAAAAGGTTTGTCAAATGAATCAGATTCGAGTGATGAAGAAATGGCAGATGTTGCTGATGCTGGTATGCCAGAGGTTGAAACTATGGATtctgaagaagaagatgattcAAATATTCCTACTGTTATGGTTGGAAATAAAACATATACCATCACTGATATTAATGATGAAATTATTGCTGAAATGACTCAAGCTGAGAAGGAGGTTTATGTGCAAGTTTTCCAAGATTATTATTCGCACATGacatattaa
- the LOC111424798 gene encoding retinaldehyde-binding protein 1-like, with protein sequence MSEKFCLQLTLSDNAKSIAEKDLNETEENVKNALIQLKELLENDKTIYYKIDDEFLKIFLRPCKFYATSAYELMKRIANFRAKYKTLLYDLVPSQERDAIVNHNLINVLPDRDQLGRRVMIVYCGENWNTSKVSSDQIFRLFYLIHLLAILEPDTQINGTVVIMDYKGMGLKQVAALTPAFSMKLLGFIQDAMPLRLKEIHMVNNPWIFKTVWAVFKPFIKEKLGKRIHFHENKMPSLHKFIDKSYLPKNYGGDLPEINYGGKEWYPVMEKHIDHIKEWNTYGLVEK encoded by the exons atgtctgaaaagttttgtttacaattaACTCTTTCCGATAATGCCAAATCGATTGCCGAAAAAGATCTTAATGAAACAGAAGAAAATGTGAAGAATGcgttaattcaattaaaagaattattggaaaacgataaaacgatttattataaaattgatgatgaatttcttaagatatttctTCGGCCATGTAAATTTTATGCAACAAGTGCTTATGAATTG ATGAAACGCATCGCCAATTTTCGTGCTAAATACAAAACTTTATTGTACGATTTAGTTCCATCTCAAGAACGCGATGCTATAGTTAATCACAACTTGATTAATGTTTTACCAGATAGGGATCAATTGGGAAGAAGAGTAATGATTGTTTATTGTGGag AAAATTGGAACACCTCAAAAGTTTCTTCAGATCAAatatttcgattattttatttaatccaTTTATTAGCCATACTAGAGCCAGACACTCAAATAAATGGAACCGTTGTAATAATGGACTACAAAGGTATGGGATTAAAACAAGTGGCAGCTTTAACTCCAGCTTTTAGCATGAAACTTTTGGGATTTATCCAAGATGCTATGCCGTTAAGATTAAAAGAGATCCACATGGTGAATAACCCTTGGATTTTTAAAACGGTTTGGGCAGTCTTTAAACCTTTCATTAAGGAAAAATTGGGGAAAAGAATTCATTTCCATGAAAACAAAATGCCTTCTTTgcataaatttattgataaatcatATTTGCCGAAAAATTACGGTGGAGATCTTCCTGAAATTAATTATGGTGGGAAGGAATGGTATCCGGTTATGGAGAAACATATCGACCATATAAAAGAATGGAACACTTATGGTTTAgttgaaaaataa
- the LOC111424781 gene encoding endophilin-B1 isoform X3 — protein MDFNVKKIVKDAGAAISRVVQLTEERLGTSEKTELDAHFENLWERADTTRAWTEKLVRNTESVLIPNPGFRIEDFIYEKIDKKRPSRLSNLEYLGLDMIEAGNEFGPGTAYGSTLIKVGLTEQKLGQTERDFIGSTAACFTQPLHKFLDGEMKTIIKEKNLLELKRLDLDACKNRVRKARNLLGTPIKDGVPPEVLLDQAERDLRVAQSEFDRQAEITKLLLEGIGTSHASHLRCLMELVESQSRYYEQCVALMSELKQDLSSMPKSETHSRPKIEDVYKPNSSRFHTIPIISIDDPE, from the exons ATGGATTTTAATgtgaaaaaaatcgttaaagatGCCGGTGCGGCGATCAGCAGAGTTGTTCAA CTAACTGAGGAGCGATTGGGCACGTCGGAAAAAACGGAATTAGATGCTCATTTCGAAAATTTGTGGGAACGTGCGGATACCACGAGAGCATGGACGGAAAAATTGGTCAGAAACACAGAGTCGGTTCTTATTCCAAACCCAGGTTTCCGCATCGAAGACTTTATCTATGAAAAGATTGATAAAAAGCGACCATCGCGGTTAAGTAATTTGGAGTATTTGGGTTTGGATATGATCGAGGCTGGGAATGAGTTTGGTCCAGGAACTGCTTATGGGAGTACTTTGATTAAAGTTGGTCTGACGGAACAAAAATTGGGCCAAACTGAGAGGGATTTTATTGGATCTACTGCTGCTTGTTTTACCCAACCTTTACACAAATTTTTAGATGGTGAAATGAAAACGATtattaaagagaaaaatttgTTAGAATTAAAACGATTAGATCTTGACGCTTGTAAAAATCGTGTGAGAAAGGCGCGGAATTTACTTGGTACCCCAATA AAGGATGGTGTCCCACCTGAAGTTTTACTTGACCAG GCGGAAAGGGATTTACGTGTAGCTCAATCAGAATTTGATCGACAAGCGGAAATAACGAAACTTCTTTTGGAAGGTATTGGAACCTCTCATGCGTCTCATTTGAGGTGTTTAATGGAACTTGTAGAATCTCAATCTCGTTATTATGAGCAGTGTGTCGCATTGATGTCCGAATTAAAACAGGATTTGTCTag TATGCCTAAATCGGAAACTCATTCTCGTCCGAAAATCGAAGATGTTTACAAACCAAACTCTTCCAGATTCCATACTATTCCAATTATTTCTATAGATGATCCCGAATAG